A window of the Acipenser ruthenus chromosome 30, fAciRut3.2 maternal haplotype, whole genome shotgun sequence genome harbors these coding sequences:
- the LOC117965982 gene encoding adenosine receptor A1-like isoform X2: MPKYKTIVTQRRAWAVVAACWLLSTVLGIIPMFGWNNKASLGNETMNSSCMNCTFISVISMTYMVYLNFFGWVLVPLLMMICLYVEIFYRIRKQLNQNTANSTESTRYYRKEQKLARSLAVVLFLFAVCWLPLHIINSVQFFSPQTEVPQIAIYSGILLTHANSAANPIVYAFRIKKFRDAYTQLWNKYFHWKEPGLPGSTTVEHNSDAQVTHSTVERSKPISAGSVYQ, encoded by the exons ATGCCTAA GTACAAGACCATTGTTACCCAGCGGCGTGCCTGGGCAGTAGTTGCAGCCTGCTGGCTGCTCTCCACAGTGCTGGGCATCATCCCCATGTTCGGGTGGAATAACAAAGCAAGCCTTGGGAACGAGACGATGAACTCCAGCTGCATGAACTGCACGTTCATATCCGTCATTAGCATGACCTACATGGTCTACCTGAACTTCTTCGGCTGGGTGTTGGTCCCCCTGCTGATGATGATTTGTTTGTACGTGGAAATATTTTACAGGATCAGAAAACAGCTGAACCAGAACACGGCCAACTCCACAGAATCCACAAGATATTACAGGAAGGAACAGAAACTGGCGAGGTCCCTGGCTGTGGTCTTGTTCTTGTTTGCTGTGTGTTGGCTTCCTCTGCACATCATCAACAGTGTTCAGTTCTTCAGCCCTCAGACTGAAGTCCCTCAGATCGCCATCTATAGTGGCATTCTCTTGACTCACGCTAACTCTGCAGCTAACCCCATCGTGTATGCTTTCAGGATAAAGAAATTCAGAGACGCGTACACTCAGCTCTGGAATAAATACTTTCACTGGAAAGAGCCCGGATTGCCCGGCTCCACTACAGTGGAACACAACAGTGATGCCCAAGTCACTCACAGCACAGTGGAGAGATCGAAGCCGATCTCAGCTGGCAGTGTTTACCAATGA
- the LOC117965982 gene encoding adenosine receptor A1-like isoform X1 has translation MALEDDIVYIVVEVVIALVSCLGNLLVIGAVRLNHSLREPTFLFIVSLAVADLAVGAVVIPLAIILIAGLETHFYTCLFISCVILILTQSSILSLLAIALDRYLRVKIPIRYKTIVTQRRAWAVVAACWLLSTVLGIIPMFGWNNKASLGNETMNSSCMNCTFISVISMTYMVYLNFFGWVLVPLLMMICLYVEIFYRIRKQLNQNTANSTESTRYYRKEQKLARSLAVVLFLFAVCWLPLHIINSVQFFSPQTEVPQIAIYSGILLTHANSAANPIVYAFRIKKFRDAYTQLWNKYFHWKEPGLPGSTTVEHNSDAQVTHSTVERSKPISAGSVYQ, from the exons ATGGCACTTGAAGACGATATTGTGTATATCGTGGTTGAGGTGGTCATCGCGCTCGTGTCCTGCCTGGGAAACCTGCTGGTCATTGGGGCAGTGAGGCTCAACCACTCCCTGAGAGAGCCCACCTTCTTGTTCATTGTTTCCCTGGCTGTGGCAGACTTAGCCGTGGGAGCTGTGGTCATTCCTCTCGCCATCATCCTTATCGCTGGACTGGAAACACATTTCTACACCTGCCTGTTCATCTCCTGTGTCATACTGATATTAACTCAGAGCTCAATCCTGTCCCTTCTGGCTATTGCATTAGACAGGTATCTACGTGTCAAGATCCCAATTAG GTACAAGACCATTGTTACCCAGCGGCGTGCCTGGGCAGTAGTTGCAGCCTGCTGGCTGCTCTCCACAGTGCTGGGCATCATCCCCATGTTCGGGTGGAATAACAAAGCAAGCCTTGGGAACGAGACGATGAACTCCAGCTGCATGAACTGCACGTTCATATCCGTCATTAGCATGACCTACATGGTCTACCTGAACTTCTTCGGCTGGGTGTTGGTCCCCCTGCTGATGATGATTTGTTTGTACGTGGAAATATTTTACAGGATCAGAAAACAGCTGAACCAGAACACGGCCAACTCCACAGAATCCACAAGATATTACAGGAAGGAACAGAAACTGGCGAGGTCCCTGGCTGTGGTCTTGTTCTTGTTTGCTGTGTGTTGGCTTCCTCTGCACATCATCAACAGTGTTCAGTTCTTCAGCCCTCAGACTGAAGTCCCTCAGATCGCCATCTATAGTGGCATTCTCTTGACTCACGCTAACTCTGCAGCTAACCCCATCGTGTATGCTTTCAGGATAAAGAAATTCAGAGACGCGTACACTCAGCTCTGGAATAAATACTTTCACTGGAAAGAGCCCGGATTGCCCGGCTCCACTACAGTGGAACACAACAGTGATGCCCAAGTCACTCACAGCACAGTGGAGAGATCGAAGCCGATCTCAGCTGGCAGTGTTTACCAATGA